The Phaeacidiphilus oryzae TH49 region CTCGCCCGTGAACTGGCGCAGTTGACGGGCGGGGCGGAGCGGCTGGCCGAGCGGGCCCGTGAGCTGCTGGCCCGCGGCGACCACCGGCTGGCCGGGCACTTCGCCCAGCTGGCGGTGGACGCGGACCCGGAGAGCCAGGACGCTCACCGGGCGCGCGCGGAGGTCTACCGGGAGCTGGAGAAGGCGGCGACCTCGACCATGGCCAAGGGCGTCTACGCCTGGACGGTGGCCGAGTCGCAGGCGGCGCTGGACGGCGAGGAGCGGGACGAGCATCTGCGGGAGAACTCCACCGGGCGGGTGCGCTGGTCGATCTGACCGCGGGCGGAGCAGGGGAGAGGGGCGGCCCGCCGGGGCCGCCCCTCCTCGCTGTTCGCTGACGGTTCGTCAGCGCCGGGCGTCGCGTTCCGGGTTGACGGTGAGGATCGCGATCACGCCGCCGACCAGCATCAGCAGTCCGCAGACCAGGAAGGAGTGCTGGAATCCGGCCTGCTGGTCGGCCGAGGCGTCGATGATCCGGCCGGTGACCGCGGGGGCGACCACGCCGACCGCCGTGACCAGCGCGGTCCCCGTGCAGAGCACCGCGCTGCGCCGGCCCACCGGCGAGATCTGCGCGCCCAGCAGGTACTGGAGCGGGTAGATGCAGTTGGGCAGCCCGAAGGCGAGCATGCTGAGCGCCACCGCCGGGGCGCCGGAGAGGTACCCCATCACGATGGTGCACAGGCCGGCGAACGCGATGATCGCGCCGCCGAGTACGCCCCGGGACAGCCGTCCGCTGACCCCGCGGGCGAACCAGCGGCCGGAGAGCCACGAGCTGACCAGCATCAGCACGGCGCCGGCCAGGGAGGGCACGGTGACCAGGGTGCCGGCCCGGTCGGCCGAGTAGCCGAGCCCGGACTGGAGGTAGGTGTTGAACCAGGCGACGTTCATGGAGAGCGCCCAGTACGCACCCATGGCGGCGAGCAGCCCGCCGAGCCAGGTGCCGTTGAGGAAGAGCTTGCGGTAGGGAACCGGTGGGGTCTCCTGGGGGCCGGCGGGCTCGTCGGTGGCCGCCGGCGCCGGGGCGGGGCCGGCGTTCGGGAGGGGGGTGTCGCGGACCGGGCCGTCCTGGACCGGACTGTCCTGGACCGGGCCGTCGCGGCCGATGAAGAGCCACAGCACCGTCCACACCAGTCCGGCGACGGCGAGCGCCGCGAAGGCGGAGCGCCAGCCGTGACGGGTGATCAGGAAGGTCAGTGTGGGCGCCGCGACGATCAGTCCGAGGGCGCCGCCCATCTGGGTCAGCGCGGTGGGGATCGCCCGGGAGCGCTCGGGGAACCACTTCTGCACGGCGTGCGCGGTCAGCGGCGAGGTGGGGCCCTCGGCCGCGCCCAGTCCGATCCGGCTGGCCAGCAGCGCGGGGACGCCGGCCACCAGCAGCACCGGCAGCATGAACGCCGACCAGAGCAGCGCGATCACGGCCAGCACCACACTGGTCCTGATCCGGTTGGCGAGGAATCCGACCGCGATCGCGGAGAGGCTGAAGAGGAGGTAGAAGCTGCTGGCCACCGAGCCGTAGGCGGAGGCGGAGAGGTGGAACTCGCGGCGGATCGGCTCGGCGGCGAGGCCGAGCACCTGCTTGTCCGCGAAGTTGACCAGCATCAGCGCGGTGACCATCGCGGTCACCGCCCAGGCGCGGGCCCGGGAGACCCGGGGGCCGGCGGTGGCGTCGGCTCTGGCGGTACCGGCCGCCTCCGGCGCGGCGGTCACCGCTCCTCCCGGGCGGCGAGGTAGACGCTGCGGGAGATGTAGCTGCTGGCCCGCTCGGCGAGGAGGGCGCAGAGCTCGGCCTTCAGCCGCCTGGCCGCGGCGAGTTCGGACTTTCCGCCGCCGCCGCTGCCGCTGCCACCGCTGCCGCCGCTGCTGCTGCCGCCGCTGCCGCTGCCATCGCCTTCGCCGCCGCCGTCCTCGCCGTCTCCCGCGGGCGCGAGCGCGAGGAGGTCGACCGCGTGCAGGGCCTCCTGCAGCCGCCCCGCGTCGCGGAGTTCGCGGACCCGCGCCAGCACGCCCGCCTTGTCGGTGATCGCGCTCGCCACCGCGGTCGCGGCCACCGCCGGGGCGGCCGGATGCAGGGAGGTCGGGTTCCGGTCCTCCCACCAGCCGTTCTCGCTGCGGTAGATGTCCCGGACGATGAACTCCGGGTGGCCGTACACCGGCTTCATCCACCAGGTGCCGAACAGCTCCGCCGGGTAGTCCAGGTCGTTGACGATCTCGGCCGCGGTCATCCCGCGGTTCATCCGTGCCACGGTCTCCCGGCGGAGCCAGCGCAGCGCGGCCGCGCTGCCGGTGAGCATCCGGCGGATCTCCCCGGGGTCCTCCAGCACCCTGCCGAACTCCGGTACCAGCACCGCCGGCCGCAGGTCGGCCAGCCGGTCGAGGGTGTCCGCCCAGCGGACCGGGTCGCGCTGGGTACGCAGCGGCGTGCCGACGTTGGGGACGCTGTGGATCACCGCGGCGCTGCCGTAGAGGAGGCGCTCCTCGGGCAGCCACACGGCCGTGACGTCGTCGGTCTCGGAGGGCGCCGACAGCAGGCGCACCGTGCGGCCGCCCTCGGCGTGGAGGGTGAGCGAGCCCTCGTACTCCTGGTCGGGGAAGGTCAGCGGCAGCCGGTCCGGGGTGCGCAGGGTGCCGCGGAACTGCAGCCGGTTGAGGGTGTTCTGGAGGCCGGTGGTCTCGTGGTAGCGGCGGTAGCGGGCGGCCACGTTGCGGTGGGCGACGACGGTCGGACGCGGTTCGCCGCGGCCTTCGGCGGCGGCCAGCCAGGCCGGGACGCCGTAGTTGTAGCCGAGGTGGCCGTGGCTGTAGACGATCCACCGGACCGGCGCCTCGGTGACCGTGCGCAGCCGCTCGTGCAGCGACTCGGCCATCCTCCGGCTCGACCCCGTGTCGACCAGCACCACCCCGGCGGAGGTCTCGACGGCGAGCGAATGGCCCTGGCCGCCGAGGAGGTGGACGCCGGGGGCGAGGGTGCGGAGGGTGGGGCCCTGGGCGGTGAGCGGGGACTCGGCATCCGGCGGCATGGGCGGCTCCTTCGTGCGTCGGGTGGCTCTGGATCACCCTCGGCGGCGGGCGGAGCTGCGACAAGAGCGGGGATGTACGACCGCGTTGTGCGATGTCACAGCTGCGTGGGAGAGGCATTTGCCTAAAGGGGTTAGGTAGATGCAGAATGGGTTTCGGAAGAGCCGGGGAGTCCGGAGCGGACGGGGACGGAAGGCGGTGCCGCGCGATGGCGAGGGCCGGGCTGACCGCCGAGCGGCTGACGCGGGCGGGTGCCGAACTGGCCGACGAGGTCGGCTTCGAGCAGGTGACGCTGTCGGCGCTGGCCAAGCGGTTCGACGTCAAGGTCGCCAGCCTCTACTCCCATCTGCGCAACTCCCGTGACCTGCGGGTGCGGATCGCGCTGCTCGCGCTGGAGGAGCTCGCCGACCGCGCGGCGGAGGCGCTGGCCGGAAGGTCCGGCCGGGACGCCCTCCGCGCGCTCGGCGACGTCTACCGCGACTACGCCCGCGAGCACCCCGGCCGCTATGCGGCGGCCCGGCTGCCGCTCGACCCGGAGACCGCCGCGGCCAGCGCGGGCGTCCGCCAGGCCCAGATGATGCGCGCGGTGCTGCGCGGCTACCACCTCTCCTCCGAGACCGAGCAGACCCACGCGGTGCGGCTGCTCGGCAGTGTCTTCCACGGATTCGTGAGCCTGGAGCTGGCGGGGGGCTTCAGCCACAGTGCGCCGGACTCGGAGGAGAGCTGGTCGCGGGCGCTGGACGGCCTGGACGCACTGCTACGGGCCTGGCCCTGGCCGGAGCAGCGGCCCGACCGAACCCCTACCGACTGAGACGGGAACGAGAGAGATGGCGACGGAGACCGAGACCCTGCGCGACACCCCCATCAGTGCCGAACTGGTCCGGGGCGCGGCCGAGTTGGAGCGGACCGCGCGCGGCGGCCTGCTGCCGCACCGGCTGCCCGGCTGGGCGCGGGCGCAGTGCGCCGACGGGCAGCTGGCGATGGCCGAGTCGCAGCCCTCGGGCGTACGGCTGGCCTTCCGTACCGCCGCCACCGCGATAGAGCTGGACACCGTGCCGGTGAAGCGGGTCTATGCGGGCGCGCCGCAGCGGCCGGATGGGGTGTACGACCTGGTGGTGGACGGCCGGCTGGCCGGGCAGGGAAGCGTCGCGGGCGGCGACACCGTACTGGTCGACCTGGCGGACGGCAGTGTCGAGCACAAGGCCGGTACGGCCGGCACGCTGCGCTTCGAGGGGCTGCCGTCCGGGGCCAAGGACGTCGAGCTCTGGCTGCCGCACAACGAGACCACCGAACTGGTCGCCCTCCGTACGGACGCGCCGGTCGAGCCGCTGCCCCCGGCGGGTGCGCTGGGCCGCAGGGTGTGGCTGCACCACGGGAGTTCGATCAGCCACGGCTCGGACGCGGCCAGCCCGACCGGCATCTGGCCGGCGCTGGCGGCCGCCCGGGGTGGGGTGGAGCTGGTCAACCTCGGGCTGGGCGGCAGTGCCCTCCTCGACCCGTTCACCGCCCGGACCATCCGGGACGCGGAGGCGGACCTGATCAGCCTGAAGCTGGGGATCAACCTGGTCAACGCCGATCTGATGCGGCGCCGGGCGCTCGGCCCGGCCGTCCACGGATTCCTGGACACCGTCCGGGAGGGGCATCCGGACGTGCCGCTGCTGGTGGTCTCCGCGCTGTACTGCCCGATCCACGAGGACACCCCCGGGCCGGCGGCCTTCGACATGACGGCCTTGGCCGAGGGGCGGGTGAACTTCCGGGCGACGGGCGATCCGGCCGAGGTCCCGGCCGGCCGGCTGACCCTGAACGTGATCCGCGAGGAACTGGCCGCGGTGGTCGCTCAGCGCGCGGACACCGACCCCCACCTCCACTACCTGGACGGGCGGGAGCTCTACGGCGAGGCCGACTTCGCCGAGCTGCCGCTGCCGGACGGGCTGCACCCGGACGCGGCGGCCCACCGGCGGATCGGCGAGCGGTTCGCCGAGGCG contains the following coding sequences:
- a CDS encoding MFS transporter; this encodes MTAAPEAAGTARADATAGPRVSRARAWAVTAMVTALMLVNFADKQVLGLAAEPIRREFHLSASAYGSVASSFYLLFSLSAIAVGFLANRIRTSVVLAVIALLWSAFMLPVLLVAGVPALLASRIGLGAAEGPTSPLTAHAVQKWFPERSRAIPTALTQMGGALGLIVAAPTLTFLITRHGWRSAFAALAVAGLVWTVLWLFIGRDGPVQDSPVQDGPVRDTPLPNAGPAPAPAATDEPAGPQETPPVPYRKLFLNGTWLGGLLAAMGAYWALSMNVAWFNTYLQSGLGYSADRAGTLVTVPSLAGAVLMLVSSWLSGRWFARGVSGRLSRGVLGGAIIAFAGLCTIVMGYLSGAPAVALSMLAFGLPNCIYPLQYLLGAQISPVGRRSAVLCTGTALVTAVGVVAPAVTGRIIDASADQQAGFQHSFLVCGLLMLVGGVIAILTVNPERDARR
- a CDS encoding alkyl sulfatase dimerization domain-containing protein, which produces MPPDAESPLTAQGPTLRTLAPGVHLLGGQGHSLAVETSAGVVLVDTGSSRRMAESLHERLRTVTEAPVRWIVYSHGHLGYNYGVPAWLAAAEGRGEPRPTVVAHRNVAARYRRYHETTGLQNTLNRLQFRGTLRTPDRLPLTFPDQEYEGSLTLHAEGGRTVRLLSAPSETDDVTAVWLPEERLLYGSAAVIHSVPNVGTPLRTQRDPVRWADTLDRLADLRPAVLVPEFGRVLEDPGEIRRMLTGSAAALRWLRRETVARMNRGMTAAEIVNDLDYPAELFGTWWMKPVYGHPEFIVRDIYRSENGWWEDRNPTSLHPAAPAVAATAVASAITDKAGVLARVRELRDAGRLQEALHAVDLLALAPAGDGEDGGGEGDGSGSGGSSSGGSGGSGSGGGGKSELAAARRLKAELCALLAERASSYISRSVYLAAREER
- a CDS encoding TetR/AcrR family transcriptional regulator, yielding MARAGLTAERLTRAGAELADEVGFEQVTLSALAKRFDVKVASLYSHLRNSRDLRVRIALLALEELADRAAEALAGRSGRDALRALGDVYRDYAREHPGRYAAARLPLDPETAAASAGVRQAQMMRAVLRGYHLSSETEQTHAVRLLGSVFHGFVSLELAGGFSHSAPDSEESWSRALDGLDALLRAWPWPEQRPDRTPTD
- a CDS encoding GDSL-type esterase/lipase family protein; translated protein: MATETETLRDTPISAELVRGAAELERTARGGLLPHRLPGWARAQCADGQLAMAESQPSGVRLAFRTAATAIELDTVPVKRVYAGAPQRPDGVYDLVVDGRLAGQGSVAGGDTVLVDLADGSVEHKAGTAGTLRFEGLPSGAKDVELWLPHNETTELVALRTDAPVEPLPPAGALGRRVWLHHGSSISHGSDAASPTGIWPALAAARGGVELVNLGLGGSALLDPFTARTIRDAEADLISLKLGINLVNADLMRRRALGPAVHGFLDTVREGHPDVPLLVVSALYCPIHEDTPGPAAFDMTALAEGRVNFRATGDPAEVPAGRLTLNVIREELAAVVAQRADTDPHLHYLDGRELYGEADFAELPLPDGLHPDAAAHRRIGERFAEAAFGAGGAFAG